Proteins encoded in a region of the Microbacterium neungamense genome:
- a CDS encoding thioredoxin domain-containing protein gives MNRLADALSPYLRAHAGNPVDWWPWGADAFAEARRRDVPLLISIGYSTCHWCHVMVRESFDDDATAADINDGFVAVKVDREEHPDVDAAYMAAASAFTQNLGWPLTVFTTPEGRAFYAGTYWPPVARGGMPGFRDVLAAVREAWTERRGRVHESADAVADALAAASAEAAPSDLPDLPALRAAARLAAQREDRVHGGFGGAPKFPMATTLRFLQRFEPDVVDRALAAMARSELRDAVEGGFFRYATQRDWSVPHYERMLTDNAQLLEVALDAGEEEVARGIAGFLLGVLRRPSGAFGAAQDSESWIDGRRDEGGYYRRSAAERAGLEPPAVDAKVITGWNGLAIGALARARSVLGEPEWERAAADAARHVLAVNRAPDGRLVRASVDGAASDAVATAADIGLLAEGLFALALATGDATWAVTARELLEVEPAADPVLAAHGIPGSSDDSDGDLPSGTAALAAASLTAWRLGAGERHRERAEELVTRTAGRALAQPFAYGALLRVTAGLAEPPRQLVVVDSDPGGPLAAAARDADADVVAVVSPAQARAFADAGFALFEGKDAADGVAYDCRAFVCRLPVNDPGAIPRER, from the coding sequence ATGAACCGCCTCGCCGACGCCCTCAGCCCGTACCTCCGCGCGCACGCGGGGAACCCGGTCGACTGGTGGCCGTGGGGCGCGGACGCCTTCGCCGAGGCGCGTCGCCGGGACGTGCCGCTGCTGATCTCGATCGGCTACTCCACCTGCCACTGGTGCCACGTGATGGTGCGGGAGTCTTTCGACGACGACGCCACCGCCGCGGACATCAACGACGGGTTCGTCGCCGTGAAGGTCGACCGCGAGGAGCACCCGGACGTCGACGCGGCGTACATGGCCGCCGCGTCCGCGTTCACGCAGAACCTGGGCTGGCCGCTCACGGTCTTCACCACCCCGGAGGGACGGGCGTTCTACGCCGGGACCTACTGGCCGCCGGTCGCGCGCGGCGGCATGCCGGGCTTCCGCGACGTGCTCGCCGCCGTGCGCGAGGCGTGGACCGAGCGGCGCGGGCGGGTGCACGAGTCGGCGGATGCCGTCGCGGACGCGCTCGCCGCGGCATCCGCAGAAGCCGCCCCGTCGGACCTGCCCGATCTTCCCGCGCTGCGCGCCGCCGCCCGCCTCGCCGCCCAGCGCGAGGACCGCGTGCACGGCGGCTTCGGCGGGGCGCCGAAGTTCCCGATGGCCACCACGCTCCGGTTCCTGCAGCGCTTCGAGCCGGACGTCGTCGACCGCGCGCTCGCCGCGATGGCCCGCTCGGAGCTGCGGGATGCCGTGGAGGGCGGGTTCTTCCGGTACGCCACGCAGCGGGACTGGAGCGTGCCGCACTACGAGCGGATGCTGACCGACAACGCGCAGCTGCTCGAGGTGGCGCTCGACGCGGGGGAGGAGGAGGTCGCCCGCGGGATCGCCGGGTTCCTGCTCGGCGTGCTGCGCCGCCCCTCGGGAGCCTTCGGCGCTGCGCAGGACTCCGAATCGTGGATCGACGGCCGGCGTGACGAGGGCGGCTACTACCGCCGCTCCGCCGCGGAGCGCGCCGGGCTGGAGCCGCCCGCCGTGGACGCCAAGGTGATCACGGGATGGAACGGCCTCGCGATCGGCGCCCTCGCCCGCGCCAGGAGCGTGCTCGGAGAGCCGGAATGGGAGCGCGCCGCGGCCGACGCGGCCCGGCACGTGCTGGCGGTGAACCGCGCGCCCGACGGGCGTCTGGTGCGGGCATCCGTCGACGGTGCGGCCTCGGATGCCGTCGCGACCGCCGCCGACATCGGCCTGCTCGCGGAGGGGCTGTTCGCCCTGGCTCTCGCGACCGGGGACGCGACCTGGGCGGTGACGGCGCGGGAGCTGCTGGAGGTGGAGCCGGCGGCGGATCCGGTGCTGGCCGCGCACGGCATCCCGGGCTCGTCCGATGACAGCGACGGCGACCTCCCCTCGGGGACGGCGGCCCTGGCAGCCGCGTCGCTGACCGCCTGGCGGCTGGGAGCCGGCGAGCGGCACCGCGAGCGGGCCGAGGAGCTGGTGACGCGCACGGCCGGCCGGGCGCTCGCGCAGCCGTTCGCGTACGGGGCGCTGCTGCGCGTCACGGCCGGTCTCGCCGAGCCGCCGCGGCAGCTGGTCGTGGTCGACTCCGATCCCGGCGGGCCCCTCGCAGCCGCGGCGCGGGACGCCGACGCGGACGTGGTCGCGGTGGTCTCGCCCGCGCAGGCCCGCGCGTTCGCGGATGCCGGGTTCGCGCTCTTCGAGGGCAAGGACGCCGCGGACGGCGTGGCCTACGACTGCCGCGCGTTCGTGTGCCGGCTGCCGGTGAACGACCCGGGGGCGATCCCTCGGGAGCGCTGA
- a CDS encoding aldo/keto reductase has protein sequence MTIPTLELNDGNSIPQLGYGVFLVPADEAERAVSEALEAGYRHIDTAAIYGNEEGVGAAIAKSGIPREELFITTKLWNDRHDGDEPDAAIAESLERLGLEQVDLYLVHWPTPARDNYVHAWEKLIGIRERGLARSIGVSNFLVPHLERIVAETGVVPAVNQIELHPAYQQRDITEWADRNSVRIESWGPLGQGKYDLFGTPAIAEAAAETGKTPAQVVLRWHLQKGFIVFPKSSRPERMRENLDVFDFELTPVQMERIDALDPLDGTGRVGSHPNDLN, from the coding sequence ATGACGATCCCCACCCTCGAACTCAACGACGGCAACAGCATCCCCCAGCTCGGCTACGGCGTGTTCCTCGTGCCCGCCGACGAGGCCGAACGCGCGGTCAGCGAGGCGCTCGAGGCCGGTTACCGGCACATCGACACCGCGGCCATCTACGGCAACGAGGAGGGCGTGGGCGCCGCGATCGCCAAGAGCGGCATCCCGCGCGAGGAGCTGTTCATCACCACCAAGCTGTGGAACGACCGGCACGACGGCGACGAGCCCGATGCCGCGATCGCCGAGAGCCTGGAGCGCCTCGGGCTCGAGCAGGTCGACCTGTACCTGGTGCACTGGCCGACCCCCGCCCGCGACAACTACGTGCACGCCTGGGAGAAGCTCATCGGCATCCGCGAGCGGGGCCTCGCCCGCTCGATCGGCGTGTCCAACTTCCTCGTCCCGCACCTCGAGCGCATTGTGGCAGAGACGGGCGTGGTGCCCGCGGTGAACCAGATCGAGCTGCACCCGGCGTACCAGCAGCGCGACATCACCGAGTGGGCCGACCGCAACAGCGTGCGCATCGAGTCGTGGGGCCCGCTCGGCCAGGGCAAGTACGACCTGTTCGGCACGCCCGCGATCGCCGAGGCGGCCGCGGAGACCGGCAAGACCCCGGCCCAGGTGGTGCTGCGCTGGCACCTGCAGAAGGGCTTCATCGTCTTCCCGAAGTCCTCGCGCCCCGAGCGCATGCGCGAGAACCTCGACGTGTTCGACTTCGAGCTCACCCCGGTGCAGATGGAGCGGATCGACGCCCTCGACCCGCTCGACGGCACCGGCCGCGTCGGCAGCCACCCGAACGACCTGAACTGA
- a CDS encoding DUF1624 domain-containing protein gives MTSTGEPGRADAAASWLRTFGRPPRIMGLDVARAVAILGMIGAHLGDVPDAFRPDDPDSWGSVVHGHPSVLFAVLAGVSVALMTGGPAGPAPERLPSLRLGLVGRGATIFTIGLLLELLNTPIAVILTLYGVLYVALISVLRWRTGSLFAAAAVLALAGPVVTALIGVLALGPSGQAAGFVLYGSYPLTVWLAYALAGMALGRLGMDRAATAWWMLAGGVLFALAGHGLGAIGRMLGVAEDDARPPVDAAFRASGWEGWLDAVQAADPGRVALAALLSVDPHSGGTADILAAAGIAAAVIGLCLRAAQPLRLLLLPFAALGSMPLSAYTLHVISYVLMAGPGGFLRDNGIWLVSALVLLLGATLWSILSGRGPLERLTAAVARAAASVPTR, from the coding sequence ATGACGAGCACCGGGGAGCCGGGCCGTGCCGACGCGGCGGCCTCCTGGTTGCGCACCTTCGGCCGGCCGCCGCGGATCATGGGACTCGACGTGGCCCGCGCGGTCGCCATCCTCGGCATGATCGGCGCGCACCTGGGGGACGTGCCGGATGCCTTCCGGCCGGACGACCCGGACAGCTGGGGAAGCGTGGTGCACGGGCATCCGTCCGTGCTCTTCGCAGTGCTGGCCGGCGTGTCCGTCGCGCTGATGACCGGCGGACCGGCCGGGCCCGCACCCGAGCGGCTGCCGTCGCTGCGGCTCGGACTCGTGGGCCGCGGCGCCACCATCTTCACGATCGGCCTGCTGCTGGAGCTGCTGAACACCCCGATCGCGGTGATCCTCACCCTGTACGGGGTGCTGTACGTCGCCCTCATCTCGGTGCTGCGATGGCGGACCGGGTCGCTGTTCGCCGCGGCCGCGGTGCTCGCCCTCGCCGGTCCCGTCGTCACGGCCCTGATCGGGGTGCTCGCGCTGGGCCCGTCCGGGCAGGCGGCCGGGTTCGTGCTGTACGGGTCGTACCCGCTCACGGTGTGGCTGGCGTACGCCCTGGCCGGGATGGCGCTGGGCCGGCTGGGGATGGACCGCGCCGCCACGGCGTGGTGGATGCTGGCGGGCGGCGTCCTCTTCGCGCTGGCCGGGCACGGGCTGGGCGCGATCGGCCGGATGCTCGGGGTGGCCGAGGACGACGCGCGGCCGCCGGTCGACGCTGCGTTCCGGGCCTCCGGCTGGGAGGGTTGGCTCGACGCCGTCCAGGCGGCGGACCCGGGCCGGGTCGCGCTCGCCGCGCTCCTCTCCGTCGACCCGCACAGCGGCGGCACCGCCGACATCCTCGCCGCGGCGGGCATCGCCGCCGCCGTGATCGGGCTGTGCCTGCGGGCGGCGCAGCCGCTCCGGCTGCTGCTGCTGCCGTTCGCGGCGCTGGGATCCATGCCGCTGAGCGCATACACCCTGCACGTGATCTCCTACGTGCTGATGGCGGGGCCGGGCGGGTTCCTCCGCGACAACGGCATCTGGCTGGTCAGCGCGCTGGTGCTGCTGCTCGGCGCGACCCTGTGGTCGATCCTCTCCGGCCGCGGTCCGCTGGAGCGCCTCACCGCCGCGGTCGCGCGAGCCGCGGCATCCGTCCCCACGCGATGA
- the hrpA gene encoding ATP-dependent RNA helicase HrpA, translating to MSAPAISYPPELPVSAARDEIAAAIRDHQVVIVAGATGSGKTTQLPKICLELGRERIAHTQPRRLAARTIAERVAEELQVPLGGLVGYKVRFTDQVSDATRIALMTDGILLNEIHRDRLLRRYDTIIIDEAHERSLNVDFLLGYLKRVLPERPDLKVIITSATIDPESFAAHFAAPGGAPAPIIEVSGRTYPVEIRYRPPAAGDDDASTGPASATGPASARGPASASASAGEPEDEVSAIVAALRELDREAPGDVLVFLPGEAEIRDAADAVRGAYRSQTAPVEVLPLYGRLSAAEQHRVFERSTVAGLRRRVVLATNVAETSLTVPGIKYVIDTGTARISRYSSRSKVQRLPIEPVSQASANQRSGRAGRTSAGIAIRLYSEEDYAKRPEFTEPEILRTSLASVVLQMLSLGFGDIADFPFLTPPDSRGIKAALDLLTEIGAADLSRGEPRLTRIGREIARMPIDPRFARMLVEAAKSSPEVLRDVLAIVAGLSIQDVRERPSADAPQAVRDEAERAHARFTDPGSDFLTLLNLWNHLRAQQRELGSSAFRRLCRAEHLNYVRVREWFDVHRQLRTLVPSRSPSETATADPDALHRAILAGLLSQIGILDERTAAKGQGARTDPRRRGAEYRGARGIRFSIFPGSALRKKSPRAVMSAEIVETSRTFARTVAAIDPAWAEALAGDLAKRQVSEPHWSKDAGAAVAFEKVLLFGLEIVPRRRVQFARIDRPGARELFLRHALVEGEWDPSRLDKRVGAFWRSNAELRRRLEKREERERRRDILAGDEAVYRFYDERIPPEVFDVRSFEKWWRDTLPTAPKLLVMRESDLLEDADRGERGEFPTRWPQGDQVLGLAYRFEPGAPDDGVSVVVPLALLQQVRDTGFDWQVPGLRAELITGLLRALPKAIRRHVVPAADWAERFGEDVAPDAPERHDGLPPRSLREALAKLIQPLANQPVSAADFDMERVPGHLRMNFRAVDERGRVVGSDRDLTALQQRLADRSRASVARTVAKGDNSTPSSSKGPGDGGTLRQAQGPGQAQGQGQAQGPGRPTVERDGITTWDFGDLPPVLDTRVAGGVVRGYPALIDAGKSVSLRVEATADAAAAATRDGVLRLVLLNVPSPASYVQEHLTAQEKLALAASPYPNVAALIEDCRAAVAHRIIDEASPDGGGIRTAEAFARVRDAVSASLVDELFACVSLVARILTRAREVERGIRAQNSLALLGPLNDIRSQLSGLLHPGFVSATGIARLAHLPRYLDGMLERLRVLAEAPGKDRARMSEFERMAQLFADAGGTIPLPAAAPAPLVEVRWLLEEYRISLFAQRLGTAQPVSPQRIQKALAGAA from the coding sequence ATGTCCGCGCCTGCGATCTCGTACCCGCCCGAGCTGCCGGTCAGCGCCGCGCGCGACGAGATCGCCGCCGCGATCCGCGACCACCAGGTGGTGATCGTCGCCGGCGCGACCGGCTCGGGCAAGACCACCCAGCTGCCGAAGATCTGCCTGGAGCTGGGGCGGGAGCGGATCGCGCACACCCAGCCGCGCCGGCTCGCCGCACGCACCATCGCCGAGCGCGTGGCCGAAGAGCTGCAGGTGCCGCTGGGCGGCCTCGTCGGCTACAAGGTGCGGTTCACGGATCAGGTGTCGGATGCCACGCGCATCGCGCTGATGACCGACGGCATCCTGCTGAACGAGATCCACCGCGACCGGCTGCTGCGCCGCTACGACACCATCATCATCGACGAGGCGCACGAGCGGTCCTTGAACGTCGACTTCCTGCTCGGCTACCTCAAGCGCGTCCTCCCCGAGCGGCCGGACCTGAAGGTGATCATCACCTCCGCCACCATCGACCCGGAGAGCTTTGCTGCGCACTTCGCCGCCCCGGGCGGCGCACCGGCGCCGATCATCGAGGTCTCCGGCCGCACCTACCCGGTGGAGATCCGCTACCGGCCGCCGGCTGCAGGAGACGATGACGCTTCGACGGGCCCAGCGTCCGCGACGGGCCCAGCGTCCGCGAGGGGCCCAGCGTCCGCTTCTGCATCCGCCGGGGAACCGGAGGACGAGGTGTCGGCGATCGTCGCGGCGCTGCGTGAGCTCGACCGCGAGGCGCCCGGCGACGTCCTCGTCTTCCTGCCCGGCGAGGCCGAGATCCGCGATGCCGCGGACGCCGTGCGCGGCGCGTACCGCTCGCAGACCGCGCCGGTCGAGGTGCTGCCCCTGTACGGCCGGCTGTCCGCCGCCGAGCAGCACCGGGTGTTCGAGAGGTCGACGGTGGCGGGACTGCGCCGCCGGGTGGTGCTGGCTACGAACGTCGCCGAGACCAGCCTCACCGTTCCGGGGATCAAATACGTCATCGACACCGGCACCGCGCGCATCTCGCGGTACAGCAGCCGCTCCAAGGTGCAGCGCCTGCCCATCGAGCCGGTGTCGCAGGCATCCGCGAACCAGCGCTCCGGACGCGCCGGCCGCACCAGCGCCGGCATCGCCATCCGGCTGTACAGCGAGGAGGACTACGCGAAGCGGCCGGAGTTCACCGAACCGGAGATCCTGCGCACCTCGCTCGCCTCGGTGGTGCTGCAGATGCTGTCGCTGGGATTCGGGGACATCGCCGACTTCCCGTTCCTCACTCCGCCGGATTCGCGGGGAATCAAGGCGGCGCTGGACCTGCTCACCGAGATCGGGGCGGCCGACCTCTCCCGGGGCGAGCCGCGCCTCACCCGGATCGGCCGGGAGATCGCGCGCATGCCGATCGACCCGCGGTTCGCCCGGATGCTGGTGGAGGCGGCGAAGAGCTCGCCCGAGGTGCTCCGCGACGTGCTCGCGATCGTCGCCGGGCTGTCCATCCAGGACGTCCGCGAGCGCCCGTCCGCCGACGCCCCGCAGGCGGTGCGCGACGAGGCCGAGCGCGCGCACGCCCGCTTCACCGACCCGGGCAGCGACTTCCTGACCCTGCTGAATCTGTGGAACCATCTGCGCGCGCAGCAGCGGGAGCTCGGGTCGAGCGCCTTCCGCCGGCTGTGCCGCGCCGAGCACCTGAACTACGTCCGCGTGCGGGAGTGGTTCGACGTGCACCGTCAGCTGCGCACCCTGGTGCCCTCCCGGTCGCCCAGTGAGACGGCCACCGCCGACCCGGATGCCCTGCACCGGGCGATCCTCGCCGGTCTGCTCTCCCAGATCGGCATCCTCGACGAGCGCACCGCGGCGAAGGGCCAGGGCGCCCGCACCGATCCGCGCCGTCGCGGCGCCGAGTACCGCGGTGCGCGCGGCATCCGCTTCTCGATCTTCCCGGGCTCCGCGCTGCGGAAGAAGAGCCCGCGCGCGGTGATGTCCGCCGAGATCGTGGAGACCTCGCGCACCTTCGCGCGCACGGTCGCGGCCATCGATCCGGCCTGGGCGGAGGCGCTGGCCGGCGACCTGGCGAAGCGGCAGGTGTCCGAGCCGCACTGGTCGAAGGACGCCGGCGCCGCGGTCGCCTTCGAGAAGGTGCTGCTGTTCGGACTGGAGATCGTGCCGCGCCGGCGCGTGCAGTTCGCCCGGATCGACCGACCCGGCGCGCGCGAGCTGTTCCTGCGGCACGCGCTGGTGGAGGGCGAGTGGGATCCGTCCCGGCTGGACAAGCGGGTCGGCGCGTTCTGGCGCAGCAACGCCGAGCTGCGCCGGCGGCTGGAGAAGCGCGAGGAGCGGGAGCGCCGTCGCGACATCCTCGCCGGCGACGAGGCCGTGTACCGCTTCTACGACGAGCGCATCCCGCCCGAGGTGTTCGATGTGCGCTCCTTCGAGAAGTGGTGGCGCGACACGCTCCCCACCGCCCCGAAGCTGCTCGTGATGCGCGAGAGCGACCTGCTCGAGGACGCCGACCGCGGCGAGCGCGGCGAGTTCCCCACGCGCTGGCCGCAGGGCGACCAGGTGCTCGGCCTCGCCTACCGCTTCGAACCGGGGGCGCCCGACGACGGCGTGAGCGTCGTCGTCCCGCTCGCGCTGCTGCAGCAGGTCCGGGACACCGGCTTCGACTGGCAGGTGCCCGGCCTGCGCGCCGAGCTCATCACCGGGCTGCTGCGGGCGCTGCCCAAGGCGATCCGCCGGCACGTCGTGCCCGCGGCAGACTGGGCGGAGCGCTTCGGCGAGGACGTCGCCCCGGACGCGCCCGAGCGGCATGACGGGCTGCCGCCCCGATCGCTGCGCGAGGCGCTCGCCAAGCTCATCCAGCCGCTCGCGAACCAGCCCGTCTCGGCCGCCGACTTCGACATGGAGCGGGTGCCGGGGCACCTGCGGATGAACTTCCGCGCGGTGGACGAACGCGGCCGCGTGGTCGGCTCGGACCGCGACCTCACCGCGCTGCAGCAGCGGCTCGCCGACCGCTCCCGCGCGAGCGTCGCGCGCACGGTCGCGAAGGGCGACAACAGCACCCCGAGCTCGTCGAAGGGTCCGGGTGACGGAGGAACCCTTCGACAGGCTCAGGGTCCGGGACAGGCTCAGGGTCAGGGACAGGCTCAGGGTCCGGGACGACCGACGGTCGAGCGCGACGGGATCACCACCTGGGACTTCGGCGACCTGCCGCCGGTGCTGGACACCCGGGTGGCCGGAGGCGTGGTCCGCGGCTACCCGGCCCTGATCGACGCCGGGAAGTCCGTCTCGCTGCGCGTGGAGGCGACGGCGGATGCCGCGGCCGCCGCCACCCGCGACGGCGTGCTGCGGCTCGTGCTGCTGAACGTCCCCTCGCCGGCCTCGTACGTGCAGGAGCACCTGACCGCGCAGGAGAAGCTCGCGCTCGCCGCCTCGCCGTATCCGAACGTCGCGGCGCTGATCGAGGACTGCCGTGCCGCGGTCGCCCACCGGATCATCGACGAGGCGAGCCCGGACGGCGGCGGCATCCGCACCGCGGAGGCCTTCGCACGCGTGCGGGATGCCGTCTCGGCCTCCCTCGTCGACGAGCTGTTCGCGTGCGTCTCGCTCGTGGCGCGCATCCTCACCCGTGCGCGCGAGGTCGAGCGCGGCATCCGCGCCCAGAACTCGCTCGCGCTGCTCGGCCCGCTGAACGACATCCGCTCGCAGCTGTCCGGGCTGCTGCATCCCGGCTTCGTCTCGGCCACCGGCATCGCCCGGCTTGCGCATCTCCCCCGCTACCTGGACGGCATGCTCGAGCGCCTGCGCGTGCTGGCCGAGGCTCCCGGGAAGGACCGCGCCCGGATGAGCGAGTTCGAGCGGATGGCGCAGCTGTTCGCGGATGCCGGCGGCACGATCCCCCTCCCCGCCGCCGCGCCGGCGCCGCTCGTGGAGGTCCGCTGGCTGCTCGAGGAATACCGGATCAGCCTGTTCGCGCAGCGGCTCGGCACCGCGCAGCCGGTCTCGCCGCAGCGCATCCAGAAGGCCCTGGCCGGAGCCGCCTGA
- a CDS encoding EamA/RhaT family transporter gives MHQHRLPHRLLAILAITAASVLWGTTGTAATFASDAGPLAIAAAALGVGRVLQAAVAIRPLREARVRLHEHRALVAAGALSVTIYPLAFYSSMHLAGVAIGTGVSLASAPLASGVLERVVDGARLGRWWVAAAAAGILGSALLCLSTLDGDAGRALWGTFAGILLGLVAGATYAIYSWAATRLMGAGVSRAASMGAVFGIAATTLTLTEPAVAAVLAVLIVGERLSLIGWVGLGLIGLVLVLLVLAPPPGQETRGVAPAVIPAD, from the coding sequence ATGCACCAGCACCGTCTGCCGCACCGTCTGCTCGCGATCCTCGCCATCACCGCCGCCTCGGTGCTGTGGGGCACGACCGGGACGGCGGCGACGTTCGCCTCGGATGCGGGGCCGCTCGCGATCGCCGCGGCCGCGCTCGGCGTCGGCCGCGTACTGCAGGCCGCCGTGGCGATCCGGCCGCTGCGCGAGGCGCGCGTCCGGCTGCACGAGCACCGCGCTCTCGTGGCGGCCGGCGCCCTGTCCGTGACGATCTACCCCCTCGCCTTCTACAGCTCGATGCACCTCGCGGGCGTCGCGATCGGGACCGGGGTCTCGCTGGCATCCGCGCCGCTGGCCTCCGGTGTGCTGGAGCGGGTCGTCGACGGCGCGCGGCTGGGACGCTGGTGGGTGGCGGCGGCCGCGGCCGGCATCCTCGGCAGCGCGCTGCTGTGCCTGTCCACCCTCGACGGCGACGCCGGTCGCGCGCTGTGGGGCACGTTCGCCGGCATCCTGCTCGGCCTGGTCGCCGGAGCGACATACGCGATCTACTCGTGGGCCGCGACCCGCCTGATGGGCGCGGGCGTGAGCCGTGCGGCGTCGATGGGAGCGGTGTTCGGGATCGCCGCCACCACGCTCACCCTGACCGAGCCCGCGGTCGCCGCCGTGCTCGCGGTGCTCATCGTCGGCGAGCGGCTGAGCCTCATCGGCTGGGTCGGCCTGGGGCTGATCGGGCTCGTGCTGGTGCTGCTCGTGCTCGCGCCGCCGCCGGGGCAGGAGACGCGCGGGGTCGCCCCGGCGGTGATCCCGGCCGACTAG
- a CDS encoding quinone oxidoreductase family protein, with amino-acid sequence MARAIVYTEIGAPDVLRLEEVPDPVAGPGEVVVRIEAAGVNPLDAKLRGGRRPSPPITRPRRVGFDGAGVITAIGEGVRGFGVGDRVAIRDTVGTYATALAVPAAHLARLSDGVTTAEGAALGIPAGTAYQTLRSLGVRKGDTVLVHAASGAVGQAIVQYATLWGATVIGTASPERFEQVRALGGIPVAYGEGLAERVREAAPGGITVAIDVVGTDEAIQTSLALVPDRDRIATLVRGPEAADFGIRAFSGGSPVPLTDEEKAWRAEALPLTINLIEAGDFQVELGPELPLAEAARAHELIEEHAARGKIILVP; translated from the coding sequence ATGGCTCGAGCGATCGTGTACACGGAAATCGGTGCCCCTGACGTCCTGCGCCTCGAGGAGGTGCCCGATCCCGTCGCCGGTCCGGGCGAGGTCGTGGTGCGGATCGAGGCCGCCGGGGTGAACCCCCTCGACGCGAAGCTGCGCGGCGGCCGCCGGCCGTCGCCGCCGATCACCCGGCCGCGCCGGGTCGGCTTCGACGGCGCCGGGGTGATCACGGCGATCGGCGAGGGCGTGCGGGGCTTCGGGGTCGGCGACCGGGTCGCGATCCGCGACACCGTCGGCACCTACGCCACGGCTCTGGCCGTGCCGGCCGCGCACCTGGCGCGCCTGTCGGACGGCGTGACCACCGCCGAGGGCGCCGCCCTCGGCATCCCGGCCGGCACCGCCTACCAGACCCTGCGCTCGCTGGGCGTGCGCAAGGGCGACACCGTGCTGGTGCATGCCGCCTCCGGCGCCGTCGGTCAGGCGATCGTCCAGTACGCCACGCTGTGGGGCGCCACCGTGATCGGCACGGCCAGCCCGGAGCGCTTCGAGCAGGTGCGCGCCCTCGGCGGCATCCCGGTCGCCTACGGCGAGGGGCTCGCCGAGCGGGTCCGCGAGGCGGCGCCCGGCGGCATCACGGTCGCGATCGACGTGGTCGGCACGGACGAGGCCATCCAGACCTCGCTCGCACTCGTCCCCGACCGGGACCGGATCGCGACGCTCGTGCGCGGCCCGGAGGCGGCGGACTTCGGCATCCGCGCGTTCTCCGGCGGCAGCCCGGTGCCGCTCACCGACGAGGAGAAGGCCTGGCGGGCGGAGGCGCTGCCGCTGACCATCAACCTCATCGAGGCCGGCGACTTCCAGGTGGAGCTGGGGCCGGAGCTGCCGCTGGCCGAGGCGGCGCGGGCGCACGAGCTGATCGAGGAGCACGCGGCGCGCGGCAAGATCATCCTGGTGCCGTGA
- a CDS encoding O-acetylhomoserine aminocarboxypropyltransferase/cysteine synthase family protein, giving the protein MSAFATLQIQAGYVPGTPQNGAIPPIHQTAAYQFASLADATELFALRKSGNLYSRNASPTQQVLEERVAALEGGASAAAVASGQAAVAVTLLALAGRGGHIVAANQLYGGTVDLLHDTFADFGIPVTFVDQDDPDAWRDAIRPETRAVFAESVANPIAQVLDIRLVADIAHEAGVPLVIDNTVGTPYLVRPGEHGADFVVHSATKFLSGHGTSLGGVVVDQGSFDFGAEPERWPQFTAPYPRFGDLVLWERFGIGQSFVPLVKSKYVHDLGPSLSPFNAWQILQGIETLDLRVTRQSATALAVAQHLQRHPAVAAVNHPGLPGNPWHDLAARYLPRGVPSVFSFDLAAPADRAAQEAVARVIDALRVWRLVANIGDARSLVAHPASMTHSHLTAEQLAAAGISPTTIRLSAGLEDPDDLIADLDRALAGI; this is encoded by the coding sequence ATGAGCGCGTTCGCGACCCTTCAGATCCAGGCCGGCTACGTCCCCGGCACGCCGCAGAACGGCGCGATCCCGCCCATCCACCAGACGGCGGCGTACCAGTTCGCCTCGCTCGCGGATGCCACGGAGCTGTTCGCGCTGCGCAAGTCCGGGAACCTGTACAGCCGCAACGCCAGCCCGACCCAGCAGGTGCTGGAGGAGCGCGTCGCCGCTCTCGAAGGCGGCGCCTCCGCCGCCGCCGTGGCCTCCGGGCAGGCCGCCGTCGCGGTGACGCTGCTCGCCCTGGCGGGCCGCGGCGGGCACATCGTGGCCGCGAACCAGCTCTACGGCGGCACGGTCGACCTGCTGCACGACACGTTCGCCGACTTCGGCATCCCGGTGACCTTCGTCGACCAGGACGACCCGGACGCCTGGCGGGACGCGATCCGGCCCGAGACCCGCGCGGTGTTCGCCGAGTCGGTGGCGAACCCGATCGCGCAGGTGCTGGACATCCGCCTCGTCGCCGACATCGCGCACGAGGCCGGCGTGCCCCTCGTGATCGACAACACCGTCGGCACCCCTTACCTGGTGCGGCCGGGCGAGCACGGCGCGGACTTCGTGGTGCACTCGGCGACGAAGTTCCTCTCCGGTCACGGCACCTCCCTCGGCGGGGTGGTGGTCGACCAGGGCAGCTTCGACTTCGGCGCCGAGCCGGAGCGGTGGCCGCAGTTCACCGCTCCGTACCCGCGGTTCGGCGACTTGGTGCTGTGGGAGCGCTTCGGCATCGGCCAGTCCTTCGTGCCGCTGGTGAAGTCGAAGTACGTGCACGACCTGGGCCCGTCGCTGTCGCCGTTCAACGCGTGGCAGATCCTGCAGGGCATCGAGACGCTCGACCTTCGGGTGACCCGCCAGAGCGCCACGGCGCTCGCCGTGGCGCAGCATCTGCAGCGGCATCCGGCGGTCGCGGCGGTGAACCACCCGGGGCTGCCCGGCAACCCGTGGCACGACCTCGCCGCGCGGTACCTGCCGCGCGGGGTGCCCTCGGTGTTCTCGTTCGATCTCGCAGCCCCCGCCGACCGGGCCGCGCAGGAGGCGGTCGCGCGGGTGATCGACGCCCTCCGGGTGTGGCGCCTGGTTGCGAACATCGGCGACGCGCGCAGCCTGGTCGCGCACCCGGCGTCGATGACGCACTCGCATCTCACGGCCGAGCAGCTCGCCGCGGCGGGCATCTCGCCGACGACGATCCGGCTGTCGGCGGGTCTGGAGGACCCGGACGACCTCATCGCGGATCTCGACCGGGCGCTCGCCGGGATCTGA